A genomic segment from Poecilia reticulata strain Guanapo linkage group LG3, Guppy_female_1.0+MT, whole genome shotgun sequence encodes:
- the hnf4b gene encoding hepatic nuclear factor 4, beta, translating to MKLPGTIILAAATEDFNSSLLFPLPGNATDAPESVSTSSASQTYGGGSRCFICADRATGKHYGAPSCDGCKGFFRRSIRSNQTYNCRFNRQCVVDKDKRNQCRYCRLRKCFKAGMRKEAVQNERDCINPHRAKGQLVGTLSINVLLQAENSVQQSRDIGAKKTARVGDVFESMKQQLLLLVEWAKHIPEFCSLHIDDRVTLLRTHSAEHLILGAARRSLPYNDVILLGNDFVIFLRGAELEVSRVAIRIQEELVKPLRELDITDKEFACLRAIVFFAPADCPGLEHPQLIRYLRLQAHVLLEEATCDQRGRLGELLLILPALQSVSWQMVETLHLAKLLGEARLDSLLQEMLLGEGTATTQGQGAGSILNCERQNDLRPSPATFTSELPCFH from the exons ATGCACCAGAGTCGGTGTCCACGTCGTCGGCTTCCCAGACCTATGGTGGTGGGAGTCGTTGCTTCATATGTGCAGACAGAGCCACGGGTAAACACTACGGCGCGCCCAGCTGCGATGGCTGCAAGGGATTCTTCAGGAGAAGCATTCGCAGCAACCAAACATACAACTGCAG GTTCAACCGACAATGTGTTGTGGACAAAGACAAAAGGAACCAGTGTCGTTACTGCAGACTGCGGAAATGTTTCAAGGCTGGAATGAGAAAGGAAG CTGTTCAGAATGAGAGAGACTGCATCAACCCCCACAGAGCCAAGGGACAACTGGTAGGAACTCTGTCCATCAACGTGTTGCTGCAGGCGGAGAACAGCGTGCAACAG AGTCGTGATATCGGCGCCAAGAAAACAGCCCGTGTGGGAGACGTGTTTGAATCAATGAAGCAACAGCTCCTCCTGCTGGTGGAATGGGCCAAACATATCCCAGAGTTTTGCAGCCTTCACATAGATGACAGG GTGACTCTTCTGCGAACCCATTCGGCTGAACATCTGATTCTGGGGGCAGCAAGACGTTCGCTACCTTATAATGACGTCATTCTTTTAG GCAACGACTTTGTGATCTTCCTGAGAGGAGCGGAGTTGGAAGTGTCCAGAGTGGCTATCAGAATCCAGGAGGAGCTCGTCAAGCCTCTCAGGGAACTGGACATTACAGACAAAGAGTTTGCTTGCCTCAGAGCCATAGTTTTCTTTGCCCCAG CAGACTGTCCAGGCCTGGAGCACCCTCAGCTGATCCGATACTTGCGTCTCCAGGCCCACGTTCTACTAGAGGAAGCGACGTGTGATCAGAGAGGAAGGTTAGGAGAACTTCTGCTGATTCTTCCTGCTCTGCAGAGCGTTTCCTGGCAGATGGTGGAAACGCTCCATTTGGCAAAGCTGCTCGGCGAAGCCAGACTGGACAGCTTGCTCCAGGAGATGCTGCTTGGAGAGGGAACAGCAACGACCCAAGGGCAGGGTGCCG GCAGTATCCTGAACTGTGAGCGTCAGAATGACCTCCGACCTTCTCCTGCCACCTTCACCTCTGAGCTCCCATGCTTCCACTAG